Proteins encoded together in one Solanum lycopersicum chromosome 7, SLM_r2.1 window:
- the LOC101258386 gene encoding uncharacterized protein, whose product MSNSPIQEPSIDDSNNAEEPDTENPNSELQSQPQILEPLNPQNQENPISSLRKQETPDVILEEKDLEKENPQVVTADVNADFGLTVDLPIADTEVSVTDLRMMSPSNTIKRTKRKKGKCHTKKLQAIEKKLQMLKENLKPVPFFPSKILDFDRHEKLLRRLGLWDFVHIEFDRDIRVDLIAQLIATYDSKLRASYVNDFRIAVNRADLGRALKLPLKKDKGSVAVVDGMEVDADPLTEESISFLENFVSIWVLLHEDAWIMPNEVLSWTKAIKDGHPEKVDWAGLFWFMVEKELTQGDQLVDCYYAAHLQYLIKSQREQVLYSEEPEKVESEADVKEEEDCGNEDNARVGGSIEAQELDGALGEELSIELTLGQDLGQKQEVKDVEMMDIEEPKEEKEVVEEEEKQWLFDERKDANEPLLQRCKMQEAVSLDNDEEKKENHELEDENENENDNDTNNDNDNDNDNVNDDDVEEEDEGAERHEVEDEFDVIPSNGTLVGDGMTGNLLQTMESTQIGFTSQGQLHDQSSVELLASRDEMHTGGHFFGSGSKREMEIEPDMAHHSLHGSSKRLRIEGEWDEKPLDFGSCMEQMQHLMMKARMMYEAKEQNEDQLNINQQIFLSEVHKRDSVIDHLHKSKCEEIQKRDADICRLERELFMMGNILDGYRKALKETQKQFSEYRKKFQLPEEPYYKDAGPGGLMLSSAEMEKLRLKQEEEFRSNCLILEQKAKEAEEEYAGQFENFMGKVQMLDKRLIGLEDVVKDLRNMSPKSKVPESEDKISEIPDCPADE is encoded by the coding sequence ATGTCAAATTCCCCAATTCAAGAACCATCAATCGACGACTCTAACAACGCTGAAGAACCAGACACAGAAAACCCAAATTCAGAGCTTCAATCGCAACCCCAAATCTTAGAaccccttaatcctcaaaaccaAGAGAATCCCATCTCCAGTTTGCGAAAACAAGAGACCCCAGATGTGATTCTTGAAGAAAAAGACCTAGAAAAAGAAAACCCTCAAGTTGTTACGGCTGATGTAAATGCTGATTTTGGTTTAACTGTGGATCTACCAATTGCAGATACAGAGGTAAGTGTTACTGACCTTCGAATGATGTCGCCTAGTAATACTATCAAGCGTACTAAGCGGAAGAAGGGTAAATGCCACACAAAGAAGCTACAAGCTATTGAGAAAAAATTGCAAATGCTTAAGGAAAACCTAAAGCCTGTTCCTTTTTTCCCTTCAAAGATTCTTGATTTTGATAGGCATGAGAAGTTACTGAGGCGTTTGGGGTTGTGGGATTTTGTACATATAGAGTTTGATAGAGATATAAGGGTGGATTTGATTGCACAGTTGATTGCTACTTATGATTCTAAGTTGAGGGCTAGTTATGTTAATGATTTTAGAATTGCGGTTAATAGGGCTGATTTAGGGCGGGCGCTTAAGCTGCCTTTGAAGAAGGACAAAGGGAGTGTTGCTGTGGTTGATGGTATGGAAGTGGATGCTGACCCATTGACTGAGGAGTCGATAAGCTTTCTTGAGAACTTTGTGTCAATTTGGGTGCTTTTGCATGAGGACGCGTGGATAATGCCTAATGAGGTCTTAAGTTGGACTAAGGCTATAAAAGATGGGCACCCTGAGAAAGTGGATTGGGCTGGATTGTTCTGGTTCATGGTGGAGAAGGAACTGACACAAGGGGACCAATTAGTGGACTGTTATTATGCTGCACATTTGCAATACTTGATAAAGTCACAGCGTGAGCAGGTGTTGTATAGTGAAGAACCAGAAAAGGTGGAGTCTGAAGCTGATGtgaaggaggaggaggattGTGGTAACGAGGACAATGCAAGAGTCGGTGGGTCAATCGAAGCTCAAGAATTGGATGGAGCTTTAGGGGAGGAACTGAGTATTGAGTTGACGTTGGGTCAGGATCTTGGCCAGAAGCAAGAGGTGAAGGATGTGGAGATGATGGATATTGAGGAACCCAAGGAAGAGAAGGAGGTGGTGGAAGAGGAAGAGAAACAGTGGCTTTTTGATGAAAGAAAAGATGCTAACGAGCCTTTGTTACAGAGATGTAAGATGCAGGAAGCAGTGTCTTTGGATAACGATgaggagaagaaagaaaaccATGAGTTGGAAGATGAGAATGAGAATGAGAATGACAACGACACGAACAATGACAATGACAATGACAATGATAATgtgaatgatgatgatgttgaggAAGAGGATGAAGGAGCAGAGAGGCATGAGGTTGAAGATGAATTTGATGTTATTCCTAGTAATGGTACTCTTGTTGGGGATGGGATGACAGGAAATTTACTGCAAACGATGGAAAGTACACAGATTGGATTTACTTCACAGGGGCAACTTCATGATCAGTCTTCAGTTGAGCTTCTTGCTTCTAGAGATGAGATGCATACAGGTGGCCACTTTTTTGGCAGTGGAAGTAAGAGAGAGATGGAGATTGAACCTGATATGGCTCATCATTCTCTCCATGGCAGCAGCAAGAGGTTGCGAATTGAGGGGGAATGGGACGAGAAGCCATTAGATTTTGGATCATGCATGGAGCAGATGCAGCACCTAATGATGAAGGCTAGGATGATGTATGAAGCGAAGGAACAGAATGAGGATCAATTAAACATAAACCAACAAATTTTTCTTAGTGAAGTGCATAAAAGGGACAGCGTAATTGATCACTTGCATAAGTCTAAATGTGAGGAAATACAAAAAAGGGATGCAGATATTTGTCGTCTTGAACGGGAGCTTTTTATGATGGGAAATATATTGGATGGTTACAGGAAGGCATTGAAGGAAACCCAGAAACAGTTTTCTGAGTATAGGAAGAAATTCCAGCTGCCTGAAGAACCATACTACAAAGATGCTGGTCCTGGAGGTCTAATGTTGAGCTCTGCTGAAATGGAAAAGCTACGCCTCAAGCAAGAGGAAGAATTTCGATCCAATTGCTTGATCTTGGAACAAAAAGCAAAAGAAGCAGAGGAAGAATATGCTGGTCAGTTTGAGAATTTTATGGGTAAGGTTCAGATGCTGGATAAGAGGTTGATAGGCCTTGAGGATGTAGTGAAGGACCTCAGAAACATGAGTCCAAAAAGTAAAGTTCCAGAAAGTGAGGATAAAATTTCAGAAATTCCCGACTGCCCTGCAGATGAATGA
- the LOC101258080 gene encoding basic leucine zipper 61: protein MAHLPPRAPNMTQNWPNFSPHQKIETITISHHHHQNNPSWVDEFLDFSSSKRGSHRRSISDSIAFLEAPMVEECRIIRLSSSGTRTEFDRFDDDQLMSMFNDEDTANNNEQNSIPSSPSDHNSINYEEKKLILHVEEQQQQLKIEPEEVESSCKSDNEQNAAADHDDHVDNSSEKIIDPKRIKRILANRQSAQRSRVRKLQYISELERSVTTLQAEVSVLSPRVAFLDHQRLVLNVDNSVLKQRIAALAQDKIFKDAHQEALKREIERLREIYYQQNLKKMENDDDDNDHSIKIQQDVNGSEKKEQLVN from the exons ATGGCACATTTACCACCTAGAGCACCAAACATGACTCAAAATTGGCCTAATTTTTCACCACATCAAAAAATCGAAACCATTACTATcagtcatcatcatcatcagaaCAACCCGTCATGGGTAGATGAATTCCTCGATTTCTCATCATCAAAACGAGGGTCTCATCGAAGATCCATTAGCGATTCGATCGCGTTTCTCGAAGCACCTATGGTTGAAGAATGCCGAATTATTAGGCTATCGAGTTCCGGTACTCGCACGGAATTCGATCGATTCGACGATGACCAACTTATGTCGATGTTTAATGATGAAGACACTGCAAATAATAACGAACAAAACTCCATTCCTTCGTCCCCATCGGATCATAACAGTATTAATTAcgaagaaaagaaattgatattacATGTAGAGGAGCAGCAACAACAACTGAAGATTGAACCTGAAGAAGTTGAAAGTTCATGCAAATCTGATAATGAACAAAATGCTGCTGCTGATCATGATGATCATGTTGATAATTCTAGCGAAAAAATCATCGATCCAAAGAGAATTAAAAG GATTTTGGCAAATAGACAATCAGCACAAAGGTCAAGGGTGAGAAAATTACAGTACATATCGGAGCTAGAACGTAGCGTTACTACACTTCAA GCTGAAGTTTCAGTATTATCACCAAGAGTTGCATTTTTGGACCATCAACGTTTGGTTCTAAATGTTGATAATAGTGTTCTTAAGCAAAGAATTGCAGCTCTTGCccaagataaaatatttaaagatg CTCATCAAGAAGCATTGAAGAGAGAAATAGAGAGGTTAAGGGAAATATATTACCAACAGAACTTAAAGAAGATggaaaatgatgatgatgataatgatcaTTCAATAAAGATACAACAAGATGTTAATGGCTCTGAGAAGAAAGAACAGCTTGTCAACTGA
- the LOC101257785 gene encoding senescence-specific cysteine protease SAG12, whose amino-acid sequence MKPSYITFSNFMLLIFLTLCYVTNASQDDPIILNRYQNWVKKYRRKYQNEAEWNMRFGIYQSNIQFIDFFNSLNLSYSLTDNAFADMTNREFNSIYLGYEKPIQEQKDINNVTSYDISTLPIGVDWRKDGVVTPIKDQKSCGSCWAFSAVAAIEGINKIKTGKLVSLSEQQLMDCDVYSDNQGCNGGFMESAFDYIMENGGITTSKNYPYIGKKQKCNTKKAKQHEVRISNYEKVPPNEESLQVAINKQPISVAIDASGYNFQLYSRGVFSGYCGNMLNHAVTLIGYDVEENNGEKYWIVKNSWGTMWGESGYMKIKRGSSDNGGMCGIAMQASYPLMEEYV is encoded by the exons ATGAAGCCATCTTATATTACTTTTTCAAACTTTAtgctattaatatttttaacctTATGTTATGTCACAAATGCAAGTCAAGATGATCCAATAATTCTCAATAGATACCAAAATTGGGTCAAAAAATACAGAAGAAAATACCAAAATGAAGCTGAATGGAATATGAGATTTGgaatttatcaatcaaatatTCAATTCATTGATTTCTTCAATTCACTAAACCTTTCTTATAGCCTTACTGATAATGCTTTTGCGGACATGACAAATCGAGAAtttaattctatttatttaGGTTACGAAAAACCAATACAAGAACAAAAAGACATTAATAATGTTACGTCGTATGATATATCCACATTACCGATTGGTGTCGATTGGAGGAAGGATGGGGTTGTTACACCAATCAAGGATCAAAAAAGTTGCG GAAGTTGTTGGGCATTTTCAGCAGTAGCAGCAATAGAGGGCATCAACAAGATCAAAACAGGAAAACTTGTGTCACTATCAGAACAACAACTAATGGATTGCGATGTTTACTCAGACAATCAAGGATGTAATGGAGGGTTTATGGAAAGTGCATTTGATTACATAATGGAAAATGGTGGGATTACAACTTCAAAAAATTATCCATACataggaaaaaaacaaaaatgtaacACAAAAAAAGCAAAACAACATGAAGTTAGGataagtaattatgaaaaggtACCACCAAATGAGGAATCACTTCAAGTTGCAATTAACAAACAACCAATATCAGTGGCTATTGATGCAAGTGGCtataattttcaattatacTCTAGAGGGGTATTTTCTGGCTATTGTGGAAATATGTTAAATCATGCAGTGACATTAATTGGCTATGATGTGGAAGAAAATAATGGTGAGAAATATTGGATAGTAAAAAATTCATGGGGTACTATGTGGGGTGAAAGtggttatatgaaaattaagAGGGGGTCAAGTGATAATGGAGGAATGTGTGGTATTGCTATGCAAGCTAGTTACCCTCTTATGGAGgaatatgtataa
- the LOC101257189 gene encoding uncharacterized protein, with protein MVGPLLRSLWSTTRRSFSSSHYSHIKPLSYARAFSTATATAPVGSAATAPGGALDPGRLRNVAVIAHVDHGKTTLMDRLLRQCGADIPHERALDSIDLERERGITIASKVTSISWKDKELNMVDTPGHADFGGEVERVVGMVEGAVLVVDAGEGPLAQTKFVLAKALKYGLRPILLLNKVDKPAVTEERCNEVESLVFDLFANLGASEEQLDFPVLYASAKEGWASSIYTKSPPDVKDMSQLLNAIVGHVPPPSASLDAPFQMLVSMMEKDPYLGRVLTGRVTCGVVRVGDKVQGLKNTDNGTVKIEEGKVVKLMKKKGMRADPVDSAGAGDIVSLAGLSSPTIGHTVANAEVMTALPTVVLDPPTISMTFGVNDSPLAGSDGIHLTGGKIGDRLLAESETNLAINVLPSTSESYEVQGRGELQLGILIENMRREGFELSVSPPKVMYKVEKGTKLEPIEEVTIEVDDEHVGLVMEALSHRRGEVTDMGPVPGSMGRTRMCLTCPSRGLVGYRSVFSSDTRGSGFMHRAFLTYEKYRGPLGNVRKGVLVSMGRGLITAHALMGLEPRGVLFVAPAMETYDGMIIGEHSRDTDLDVNPVKAKELNNIRCASKDENVKLTPPRLMSLEEAIGYVASDELIEVTPKAIRLRKRYLEVNKRKSMSKRPKD; from the exons ATGGTCGGTCCATTGCTTCGATCTCTCTGGTCTACCACTAGGAGATCCTTCTCCTCCTCTCATTATTCTCATATCAAACCTTTATCCTATGCTCGAGCTTTCTCCACCGCCACAGCTACCGCCCCCGTTGGCTCCGCCGCCACAGCACCCGGCGGCGCTCTGGATCCTGGCCGGCTCAGGAATGTCGCGGTTATAGCTCACGTCGATCATGGAAAGACTACTCTCATGGATAGGCTGCTTCGTCAGTGCGGCGCTGATATACCTCACGAGCGTGCCTTAGACTCTATTGACCTCGAACGAGAGCGCGGCATCACTATTGCTTCTAAG GTTACATCCATCTCGTGGAAGGACAAAGAGCTAAACATGGTGGACACTCCTGGACACGCAGATTTTGGTGGTGAA GTTGAGAGGGTTGTTGGCATGGTTGAGGGAGCAGTCCTTGTTGTTGATGCTGGTGAAGGTCCACTTGCACAAACAAAATTTGTTCTTGCCAAGGCCCTTAAATATGGTTTACGCCCCATTCTTCTTCTCAATAAAGTAGACAAACCTGCAG TGACTGAAGAGAGATGTAATGAAGTTGAGAGCCTTGTATTTGATCTTTTCGCAAACCTTGGTGCTTCAG AGGAACAACTAGATTTTCCTGTTCTTTACGCTTCAGCTAAAGAAGGATGGGCATCTTCCATATATACAAAAAGTCCTCCTGATGTGAAGGATATGTCACAATTGCTCAATGCTATTGTTGGGCATGTTCCTCCACCGAGTGCCAGCCTAGATGCCCCTTTTCAGATGTTG GTTTCCATGATGGAGAAAGATCCTTATCTCGGTCGTGTTTTGACGGGTCGTGTAACTTGTGGAGTTGTTCGTGTTGGTGATAAAGTACAAGGGCTGAAGAACACAGACAATGGAACTGTAAAAATTGAAGAAGGGAAG GTTGTAAAGCTGATGAAAAAGAAGGGTATGAGAGCAGATCCAGTTGATAGTGCTGGTGCAGGTGACATAGTGTCCTTGGCAGGTTTGTCAAGTCCAACAATTGGACACACAGTTGCGAATGCAGAG GTTATGACAGCGCTGCCCACAGTTGTGCTTGACCCCCCTACCATCTCCATGACTTTCGGTGTCAATGATTCTCCCTTAGCTGGTTCTGATGGTATTCAT TTGACCGGAGGGAAAATTGGTGACCGGCTGCTAGCTGAATCAGAAACGAATCTTGCCATAAATGTTCTCCCCAGTACGTCAGAATCATATGAAGTGCAGGGTAGAGGTGAACTTCAGTTAG GTATCTTAATTGAGAACATGAGACGTGAAGGATTTGAGCTCTCTGTCTCCCCACCTAAAGTCAT GTACAAAGTAGAGAAAGGTACTAAGCTTGAGCCAATTGAAGAAGTGACTATTGAG GTTGATGACGAGCACGTAGGTTTGGTCATGGAAGCACTTTCTCACAGGCGAGGTGAAGTTACTGACATGGGCCCTGTTCCTGGCAGCATGGGAAGGACTAGAATGTGTCTGACATGTCCTTCAAG AGGGCTAGTGGGCTATAGAAGCGTGTTCAGCAGTGACACCCGTGGCTCTGGATTTATGCATCGAGCTTTTCTGA CTTATGAAAAATATCGTGGTCCTCTTGGAAATGTCAGGAAAGGAGTTCTA GTATCAATGGGCCGTGGGTTAATCACTGCTCATGCACTGATGGGGTTAGAACCTCGTGGAGTTCTCTTTGTGGCACCTGCAATGGAG ACATATGATGGCATGATTATTGGAGAACATTCTCGGGATACAGATCTTGAT GTCAATCCGGTTAAGGCAAAAGAACTCAACAATATAAGGTGCGCTAGCAAGGATGAGAACGTCAAGTTAACTCCTCCCCGCCTT ATGTCCCTCGAAGAAGCCATAGGATATGTTGCTTCCGATGAGCTTATTGAG GTTACACCAAAAGCCATTAGGCTAAGAAAGAGATACTTGGAAGTGAACAAGAGAAAATCAATGAGCAAGAGGCCCAAGGATTGA